Proteins encoded within one genomic window of Humulus lupulus chromosome 1, drHumLupu1.1, whole genome shotgun sequence:
- the LOC133797787 gene encoding putative pentatricopeptide repeat-containing protein At1g02420 codes for MLAVLIEDLSSKSRPFRFFSQNSVLFSYRLFCSDSSTSNDDVETVYRILSSSQSSSNLKQSLKSSRVFLSNDLIDKVLKRVRFGHANPLQAFEFFNYTGNRKGFYHSAFSLNTMLYILGRSRMFDKIWDVLDDVRHKDRTLITSRTVMVVLARIAKVCSVRQTVESFRRFKRVVPEFDTDCFNALLRTLCQEKSMTDARNVYHSLKHSFRPNLQTFNILLSGWKSSDEAEGFFEEMKLMGVKPDIVSYNCLVDVYCKAREIDKAYEVVEKMREEDIMPDVFTHTSIIGGLGLVGQPDKARDVLKEMKEDGCYPDVAAYNAVIRNFCIAKRLGEAYSLMDEMVSKDLSPNATTYNLLFRVFYWSNDLPSSWNLYGRMMKTGCLPNTQSCMFLIRLFKRQEKVEMALQLWSDMVEKGFGSCMLVSDVLFDLLCNLGKLVEAERCFLQMVEKGQKPSNVSFRRIRVLLELANKQDSLQNLTEKMAMFGPVIDPCNSVDVSTHSLPS; via the coding sequence ATGTTGGCCGTGCTCATTGAGGACCTTTCATCCAAATCGCGACCATTCAGGTTCTTCTCGCAAAACTCAGTTTTGTTTAGCTATCGTCTATTCTGTTCCGACAGCTCAACCTCTAACGACGACGTTGAGACTGTTTATCGCATTCTAAGTAGCTCTCAGTCCTCAAGTAACTTGAAGCAATCATTAAAATCGAGTCGGGTTTTCCTCTCAAATGACTTGATAGACAAGGTTTTGAAAAGGGTCAGATTCGGCCATGCCAACCCTTTGCAAGCTTTTGAGTTTTTCAATTACACGGGAAATAGAAAAGGGTTTTACCACAGTGCTTTTTCTTTGAATACTATGCTTTATATCTTAGGAAGAAGCCGTATGTTTGATaaaatttgggatgttttggatGATGTGAGACATAAAGATCGAACTTTGATAACCTCGCGCACGGTTATGGTTGTTTTAGCTAGAATTGCTAAAGTGTGTTCTGTTAGGCAGACCGTGGAATCTTTTAGAAGATTCAAGAGAGTTGTACCTGAGTTTGATACAGATTGTTTCAATGCTTTGTTGAGAACATTGTGTCAGGAGAAGAGTATGACAGATGCTAGGAATGTATATCATAGTTTGAAGCATAGCTTTAGGCCTAATTTGCAGACTTTTAATATATTGTTATCGGGGTGGAAATCATCCGACGAAGCCGAGGGGTTCTTTGAGGAGATGAAGCTGATGGGTGTGAAACCTGATATTGTGTCATACAATTGTCTGGTTGATGTATATTGTAAAGCTAGAGAAATCGACAAGGCTTATGAAGTGGTTGAGAAAATGCGAGAGGAGGATATAATGCCTGATGTATTTACACATACTAGCATCATTGGGGGATTGGGTTTGGTTGGCCAGCCTGATAAAGCCAGAGATGTTTTGAAGGAAATGAAGGAGGATGGTTGTTACCCGGATGTTGCAGCCTACAATGCTGTGATTAGAAACTTCTGCATTGCAAAGAGGCTTGGTGAAGCTTATAGTTTAATGGATGAAATGGTGAGCAAGGATTTGAGTCCAAACGCAACCACTTATAATCTTCTCTTTAGAGTATTTTATTGGTCAAATGACTTGCCAAGTTCTTGGAATTTGTATGGAAGGATGATGAAGACGGGGTGCCTGCCAAATACACAGTCTTGTATGTTTCTAATCAGGTTGTTTAAGAGACAGGAGAAAGTGGAGATGGCATTGCAGCTGTGGAGTGACATGGTGGAGAAGGGCTTTGGATCCTGTATGTTAGTTTCTGATGTTTTGTTTGATTTGCTCTGTAATTTGGGAAAACTAGTGGAGGCAGAGAGGTGCTTCTTGCAGATGGTAGAAAAGGGGCAGAAGCCAAGTAATGTTAGTTTCAGACGAATACGTGTTCTTTTGGAATTAGCAAACAAGCAAGATAGCCTTCAGAACTTGACAGAGAAAATGGCCATGTTTGGCCCAGTAATCGATCCTTGTAATAGTGTAGATGTTTCAACTCACTCGCTCCCCTCGTAA